Within Azoarcus sp. DD4, the genomic segment TGCACGACGGTGCGCCGTGCCCGGTCTGTGGCAGCGCCGAGCATCCCCTGCCGGCCACCCATGCCGGCGAACTGCCGTCCGAGAGCGCGCTGCGCGAAGCCGCCGCTGCTGTGCGTGAAGCCGAGCAGGCCTTCGAGGCCCGCCGTGCCGCGCTCGACCGCAGCGCCCAGGCCCGCGTCGCGGCGGAGGCCGAAGTCGGCGCCCTTGCCAACGCCCTGCGCGCGGCGGGCGCCGATAGCGTGCAGGCCGACATGCTGGTCGAAACCGCCTCCGATCTGCGCCAGCGCCTGGCAGGCGCGCGCAAGGCGGGCGACGAACTCGCCGCCGTCCGCAACCAGTTCCAGGCACTGGAACAGGACCAGCGCCAGGCCGTCGCCGCGCAGGAGCAGGCCAGTAGCGCCGCGCAGGCTGCCCGCAGCGTGCTGCACGGCGCCGAACGCGTGGTCGAAGCGCGGCGCGAAGCGGTGCCGGCCACCCTGCGTCCTGCCGGTGCCCTGGCCGCCGCGCTGGCCGCCGCCCGCAGCGCGCTGGAGGCGCTGCTCGCCGCCTGGCAGCAGGCGCAAACCCACCACGCCGGTGCCGAAGCCGCCCTCGCCGCGGCCCAGGCCCAGCGCGATACGCTGGCGCAGGCCGAAACCGAGCAGGCTGCGGCGCTGGAACAGGCGCAGGCCGTGTTCGTCCAGGCGCTTGCCGCCGCCGGCTTCGATGACGAAGCCGCCTACCGCAGCGCCCGCCGCGCCACCGACGAGATCGAGCGCCTTGCCGCGACCGTGCGCCAGCACGACCAGGATGCCGCCGCCGCCCGCGAACGCCTCGCCCGCGCCACCGAGGCTGTCGCCGGTCGGACACTGCCGCAGCTCGCCGAGCTCGAAGCCGCCGCCCAGGCTGCCCGAACCGCCATCGACACGGTGCTGGCCCGCAGCGCCGACCTGCGCGGCGCGCTGGAGAAGACTCGCCATACCCTGGCCTTGCTCGACGAACTCGCCGTCCGCAATGCCGACATCGAGGCGCGCTACCGCATCACCGGAGAGCTCGCCGCCATCGCCAACGGCGACAACGGCCGCAATCTCACCTTCCAGCGCTACGTGCTGGCCGCCCTGCTCGACGACGTGCTGCGCGCTGCCTCGCTGCGCCTCAAGGCCATGAGCCGCGGCCGCTACCTGTTGCAGCGGCGCGAAGACGTGGCCGACGCCCGCCGCGCCGCGGGCCTGGATCTGGAAGTGCTGGACGACTACACCGGCCGTGCCCGCCCGGTCAGCACGCTGTCCGGCGGCGAAGGCTTCATGGCCTCGCTGTCGCTCGCGCTCGGGCTGTCGGACGTGGTGCAGGCCTACGCCGGCGGGGTTCAGCTCGACACCCTCTTCATCGACGAGGGCTTCGGCAGCCTGGACCCGGAATCGCTCGACATGGCGATGCGTACCCTGATCGACCTGCAACGGCAGGGACGGATGGTGGGCGTGATCTCGCACGTGGAGGAGATGAAGCAGCAGATCGACGTGGCGATCGAGGTGGTGCAGGGGGCGAGGGGCAGCCGGGTGCGGGTGAGGGCGTGAGGGTGGCTGGGCTCACCGTTGCGGAATCGCGCGGCGGGATCGCTCTACCTTCAGCTCGGCCGGAGCCAACCGGCGGACAATGGCAGTTCCGCCTACGATGCGGACAGCCGCCCCTATCCACCGACCCGATTGTGCCGATCGCCTGCACGACCGACGTAGAGCCCCGATGACCATGCCCGCTCGATCCTGCCCCGCCGACTTTTCGCCGCTTCGGCGTGCCGGCCTCAACCTGCACGCCGTTTTCGACGCAGCATGGCTTCCGGTACCGCTCGCCACCGAGCTGCAGCGTGATTTCGCTCCCGCCCACGAGGTCCGCCAGCTCATCCTCATCGGCAACGCCGGACGTGCGTTGTGGTCCTCGGTGAAAGCCGCCCGGCTCGCTTCCGACGACCCCATCGACGATTTCAGCGTGGGCGCCGTCGCGCAGTGGTTCGCCGAACAATTGCCCGGCCACCGCTACACCCTGCTTTATCCCGGCGACAAACCCGTCGGCCTGCAGGCGCTCGGGCAGCTGGCCGGCTGGCATCACGCCACGCCGTTCCGGGTCGGCATCCTGCCGGGATGGGGGAGCTGGTTTGCCTACCGGGCGGCGCTGCTGGCCGATACCGCGCTGCCGCCGACTGCGCCGCTGCAGGTGGAGTCGCCCTGCCTGTCCTGCGCCGCCCGGCCCTGCATCGCCGCCTGCCCGGCGCAGGCGATGGCAGGGGGCAGGTTCGCGCTGGAGGCCTGTGTCGATTACCGCCGCCTGCCGGATTCGCGCTGCGCCCACGCCTGCGTGGCGCGCGATGCCTGTCCGGTAGGGCGGGAGCATCGCTACGACGAAGAACACATGCGTCACAGCTACGGCGCGTCGCTGCGTGCCATCGAGCGCTATTTCCCTGCGTGAAGGCGGCATCGGTCCGGCTGACGGCGCCGGGCGCGACGCTCATCGTTCTGCAATATCGGGCCTGTAGGGTGGACGCCCTCCCGCAACGCCGGTGGTCGTGTACCGCCGTGTTGTCTCCGGGCAACGGTTTGTTGCATTCCTGCTGCGAACGCCGCGCGCTGCGAGAGGGTCACAACAGCGTTTCCACAACGATAAGAGAGGAGCCAACACCATGAGCAATGAAACCCTGAGCCGTTTTCTCGAACTTTCCGCGCGCTACTTCGGCGTGCGCCGTCAGCGGGCGGTGCTGAAAATCGCCTGATGCAGCATGGCTGGGCGGCGCGTCTGCGCCGGCCAGCCAACATCCGCGTCGTCCGGCACGGAACGATGTGCGCGGCCCTCCCTCCAAGGCCGCATGGATACCCTGACCCACGCCCTTTCCGGCGCCCTCGTCGGCCGCCTGCTCGCCCCGCGGCTGCAAGCCGCCAGCTTCAAGACCCCGATCCGTACCTGGCAGGCAGTGGCCGCCGGCGCTGCCGCGGCCGCCTTCCCGGACATCGATTTCGTGCTCGGCTACGTGTCCGAGCTTACCTACCTGCGCGGCCACCGCGGCGTCACCCATTCGCTGCTCTTGCTGCCGCTATGGGGCTGGCTGCTGGCCTGGCTGTTCGCCCGGCTGGCGCGGCGCAGCGGCGGTAGCGAGGGACCACCCTGGCGCGCCTTCTACGCGATCGCCTGCAGCGGCTTGGCGATACACATCGCCGGCGATCTCATCACCCAGTTCGGCACCATGATCCTGGCGCCGTTCTCGGACAGGCGCTTCGGCATCGGCACCACCTTCATCATCGACCTGGTGTTCACCGGCATCATCGTCGCCGGCCTGGCGGCGAGCGCCTTCTTCCGCCATAGCCGCGTGCCGGCTGCGCTGGCGCTGGTGGCGCTGGCCGGCTGGGTGGGGGTGGGCTGGATGGGGCGCGGCGAGGCCATTGCCGCGGCGCACGCCCATGCCGCGGCCAAGGGCATCCCGGTGGTGGCCGTCGATGCGGCGCCGCGGCCGGCATCGCCCTTCAACTGGACGGCCATCGTGTTCGACGGCGAGCGCTATCACTACGCCCACATCAACACCCGCCGCAGCGAGCCGCTGGAAGCGCGCGAGGGCGACAACTTCATCCGCCGCTTCTCGGCACCCTACCGGCCGGTGGCGATGGCGCAGTGGCAGATCAAGCCGATGTTCGGCAACGGCGGCGACGGCGAACTGGCGCGCGCGGTGTGGAACGCCGGGGACTTCGCCTTCTTCCGCTGGTTCGCGATGTTCCCGGTGCTGGACCATGTCGACAGTTCGCCCCAGGCGGGCAGCTGCGTCAGCTTCCGCGACCTGCGTTTCGAGACCCCCGGCCGCGAGGCCATGCCCTTTCGCTACGGCCTTTGCGGCAAGGGCGACGGCGGCGGCTGGCGTCTGTTCGAGCGCCTGACCGACGGCGGCCTGCGCTGGGTGATGCCGGAAAGCTGACGCGGCGTTTCGTGCCCGGGGTTTACTTGCCGCCGGGCACCGTGCCCTGCACGCCTTCGACGTAGTAGTTCATCGCCAGCTTGTCCTTGTCGGCGAGATCCTGGCCGGCGGCGACCACTTCCTTGCCGGCCTGGTTGCGCAGCGGACCCATGAACACCGGACGCTTGCCGTCGAGGATGCCCTGGCGGCGTTCGGCCACCAGCTTCTTCGCGTCGTCCGGCAGGGTCGCGGCGAGGTGGCCGAGGTCGATCGCGCCCTCCTTGAGGCCGTACCAGACCTGCTGCTTGGGCTCGAACCTGCCCGCCAGCACTTCGCCCACGACCTTGGTGTACCAGACGCCCCAGTTGATCTCGCTCGCGGCGAGCTGGGCCTTGGGGCCGAAGGCGGTCATGTCGGAATCCCAGCCGAAGGCGTGGACGCCTTTTTCCTGCGCCGCCTGCAGCACCGCCGGGGAGTCGGTGTTCTGCATCAGCACGTCGGCGCCCTGGGCGATCAGCGTCAGCGCAGCCTGGCGTTCCTTGCCCGGGTCGAACCAGGAATTCACCCAGATCACCCGGGTGGTGGCGTTCGGATTCACGCTGCGCGCGCCTATGGTGTAGGCGTTGATGTTGCGGATCACCTCGGGGATGGGGTGCGAGCCGACCACGCCGAGGTTGCCGCTCTTGCTCATCTTGCCGGCCAGCACGCCGGCGAGGTAGGCGCCCTCGTAGGTGCGCACGTCATAGGTGCCGAGGTTGGCCGCGGTCTTGAAGCCGGTGGCATGCTGGAACACCACCTTGGGGAACTGGCGCGCCACCTTCAGCGTGGCGTCCATGTAGCCGAACGAGGTGGTGAAGATGATGCGGTGGCCGTCCTGTGCCAGGTTGCGCACCACCCGCTCGGCATCGGCGCCCTCGGGCACGCTCTCGATGAAGGTGGTCTTCACCTGGCCGGGAAAGGCGGCTTCCACCGCTCGGCGACCGAGGTCGTGGGCGAAGGTCCAGCCGGCCTCGCCGACCGGGCCCACATAGACGAAGCCGATCTTGATCGGCTCGGCGGCGATGGCGGCGGCGGGCAGGGCCGCGGCGGCAGCGAGGGCGGCGGTCCATTTGAGGACGGTGCGGCGTGTGGTCATGGCGCGATCTCCGGGGGACGAGGACGAAGGCGGCCCGCGCGGCGAGGCGCGGGCCTGCCGTTGCGGGCAGCGGATGCCGTCATCTTAGCCGCGTCATGCCGGTGGGCCACGCCGGATCGTGAATAAGGCCCATAAACCCGCAGCACGCGCCGACGCAGCCGCGACGGGCGTTCAGCGGCGGCGCAACTGCTGCTCGGCCACCGTCACCAGCCAGCGCACGCCGTGAGCGAGCGCGTCGTCGTTGAAGTCGTAGGCCGGGTGGTGCAGCGGCCTGTCGTCGCCGCCGCGGCCCTGGCCCAGCCACAGGTAGGCGCCGGGGCGGGCCTGCAGCATGAAGGCGAAGTCCTCCGAGGTGAAGGCGGGGGCCGGCGCGGTTTCTGCCTGCAGGCCCGAGGCGGCTGCGGCTTCCAGCGCCACATGCGCCTCGGCGGCGTGATTGATGGTTGCCGGGTAGTAGCGCAGGTAGTCGATGGCTATGGTGGTGCCGCTCGCCAGCGCCACGCCCTCGGCGACCTGGCGCAGCGCCGCTTCGATGATGTCCTGCGAAGCCGGGTCGAAGCTGCGCACCGTGCCGGTCAGTTTCACCTCGGCCGGCAGCACGTTGTGGGTGTGGCCGCCCTCGATGCGGGTGATCGACAGCACTGCCGATTCCACCGGGTCGATGCGGCGCGAAACGATGGCGTGCAGCTGGCTCACCAGATGGCCGGCGGCCAGGATGGCGTCTGGCGTGGTGTGCGGCTGCGCCGCATGGCCGCCGCGGCCGCGGATGACGATGTCGAAACGGTCGGCTGCCGCCATGATCGGTCCCGGCCGTGTCTGCGCCGTGCCCAGCGGCAGCGCCGGCCAGTTGTGCAGGGCATACACCGCATCGCAGGGAAAGCGCTCGAAGAGACCGTCCTCCACCATTGCACGGGCGCCGCCCAGGCCTTCCTCGGCCGGCTGGAAGATGAAATTGACGGTTCCGTCGAAATCTCGCCCGGCCAGCACGCGCGCTGCGCCGAGCAGCATGCTGGTGTGGCCGTCGTGGCCGCAGCCGTGGTGCGCGCCGGCGTGGGTGCTGGCGTGGGCGACGCCGCTGCATTCGTCCATCGGCAGCGCGTCCATGTCGGCGCGCAGGCCGACATTGGCGCTGCCTCGACCCTTGCGCAGCACGCCGACCACGCCGGTCTGGCCGATGCCTTCGTGCACCTCCAGGCCGAGGGTGCGCAGTTCGGCGGCCACCACCGCCGCGGTGCGGTGCTCGGCGAAGCCCAGCTCCGGGTGGGCGTGCAGGTCGTGGCGCAGGCGGATCAGCGCCGGCAACAGCGGCGCGAGTTCGGTGTCGGCAAGTGTGGTCATCAGCCTGCTCATGCGGCATGGGCGGCAAGCGCCGCGCTGGAGGCGAGGGAAGCGGCGAGGGGGCCGATGTAGGCGCCGTCCGGCAGCGGCCCCGCTTCACGCAGGTATTGCTTGGGCGTCATGCCGCAGACGTTCTTGAAATGCCGCGACAGATGGCTCTGGTCGTAGAAACCTGCCTCGCTGGCCACATTGGCCGCCGGCATGCCGCTGCGCAGCAGGGCCTGGGCGTGGCGCACGCGCAGGATGCAGATGTAGCGGTGCGGCGGGATCCCCATGCGCTGGCGGAACACGGTGGCGAAGCGGCATACGCTCAGGCCGGCGATCTCCGCCAGGTCTTCGAGCGAGAGCTGCTCGTCGAAGTGGCGGTGGATGTAGGCGAGCGCGTCGTCGATGCCGCGGGGCGGCCGCCGGGCGCCGCGACAGGTGGGCAAGGGCTTGGTTTCCATGGGAAAAAGCTTAGGGGCTGTGCCCCCGACGATGGCGCTGCAATGCCCATCCCGCGCGACAGCAAATGTCGATTTGCGGTGCCGTGCAGCACGACCTTGCGCATGCACCGCGGCCGTGCGCGCCGCGGCAGGAACGTGCAATCCTGGTGCCCGCCGCATTGCTATCGTCCGCCCGGTTTTCAATCAGGAGCGAACGCTGTGGGCATCAGGATCATCAAGCAGAGCAAGGACTTGCAGGGGCTGGAGGCGCAGGGGCCGGTGGGCCGCCCGCTGGGCGAAGCGGTGGCGCAGATGTGCGGGGTGGATGTCGCGCTGGCCGGTGCCGGCAGCAACGACTGCGGCATCTGGGAATGCACCCCCGGCCGCTTCCGCCGCCAGATCGACAACGCCGAGGTGATGCACATCCTGGCGGGCGCCTGCACCTTCACCCCGGAAGGCGGCGAACCGCTGCAGATCGCCGCCGGCGACACGTTGTTCTTCCCCTCGCACACCGTCGGTGTGTGGGACATCACCGAGACGCTGCGCAAGGTGTATGTGGTGTTTGCGCTGCCCTAGGCGGCTACACCAGCTGGATCGGCCCCGGGTACTGTGCGACCAGCGCATCCCGGGTCAGCAGCAGGATGCCCTCGATGGTGGCCTGTGCTACGAGGATGCGGTCGAAGGGGGCCTTGTGGATCGGCGGCAGCGAATCGACCGAAACCGCGTGCTCGCTCAGGATAGGCAGCTCCAGATAGCCGTTGTCGAGCAGGCCGCGCCGCAGCATCCGCGCATCCACCTGGAAATCGGCGCGGCCGAGGCCGGACTGGTCGTCGGGTGCTTCATGGTCACCGCATGCCGACCGAGGTGTCCGGTGCTCCCTCCCCTTCAAGGGGGAGGGATGACGTTCCGGAATCGACAGCGTTCTTGAACCCAGTCCGGTTAGTCGAGTTGCCGGGTCTTTCTGGCACAGGCCGCCGACTCAGTACCAATAGCCGAGGGCTTTCAGGCTGCCGCTTCCACCGCGGCAAACCGCCCGATGTGGCTGTCCGGATACGGCGTCGACGTCTGCCCGGTGGCGATCAGCTCGGCCATCGAATCGCCGATGCCCGGCCCGATCGCGAAGCCTTCGCCGCAGAAACCGAAAGCGTAGTAGAGGCCGTCCACCTTCGCGCTCGGGCCGAGCACCGGCTTGCTGTCCTGCAGGTAGCCCTCGATGCCGCTCCAGGTGCGGATCAGCTGCAGGCCGCCGAGCGCGGGGGCGAGGCGGCGCAGCTGCTGCAGCTGGTTGAGGGTGTTGGCCGGCTCGACGTAGGCGCGCAGGCGGTCGGCGTAGGCGGGGCCTTTGGGGCCGCCGCCGAAGACGATGTTGCCGCGCTTCACCTGGCGGAAGTACATGCCCTCGGCGACGTTCTTCGTGGTGACGCCGATGGCCGGGCCGATGGCGTAGGGCAGCGGTTCGGTGACGCCCATCTGCGGGCCGTGGGCGACGATGGGCACCGGTTCGCCGAAGGCGCTGGCGATGCGGTTGCCCCAGGCGCCGGTGGCGACCAGCAGCTGCGGTGCACGGCAGCGCGGGCCTTCGCCGCCGGCCGGATGCGCCTGGGTATGCACCAGGAAGTCGCCGCCCTCGCGCTCCACCCGCAGCACCTCGGTGTGCTCCAGCACGGTGGCGCCGGCGCGGCGGGCGCCGCGGCCGAAGGCGGGGCCGGCGAGACGCGGGTTGGCGTGGCCATCCACCGCCGACAGCGATCCGGCCAGCACCGCCGGCCCGAACAGGCCGTAGCGGCGGCGCAGCTCGGCGGCGCCCATCACTTCCAGGTTCAGGCCGTAGGGCCGGGCATCGACGGCGTAGCGGGCGAAGTCCTCGGCCTGTTCCTCGCTGTAGCACACCCGCAGATGGCCGCTGTCGAGGAACTCGGCGTCTTCGCCGAGCAACTCCGGCAGCCGGCCCCAGATCTCGCGGGCGCGGGCGGCCAGCGGCAGTTGCGCCAGCGCGCGGCCCTGGCGGCGCACGTTGCCGAAGTTGGTGCCGCTGGCCTGCTGGCCGACCAGTCCGCGTTCCAGCAGGATCACCGACAGGCCGCGGCGGCGCAGGAAGAAGGCGGCCGAAGCGCCGACCAGGCCGCCGCCGACGACGATGACGTCGGCGCGCAGGATTTCCGGCGTGGCAGTCATCGACGCCTTCATTGCACCACCTCCACATCCAGCGGCAGCGGTTTCACCGGCGCCTGGCCGCGCAGGCGGCCGACCTGCTGCACCGGCACGCCGGTTGCGGCGGCGACGATCTCGGCGGCGGCGTGGCCGCAGTAGCGGCCCTGGCAGCGGCCCATGCCGACGCGGCTGAAGGCCTTGGCACGGTTGAGCTCGCAGCCGCCGAGCTCGGTGGCGCTGCGGCGCAGTTCGCCGGCGGCGATGGTCTCGCAGCGGCACACCACGGCGTCGTCGGGCAGCGCGGCGGCTTGCGTGTGCGGCCACGGAAAGGCGGCGGCGAGGCCACGGCGGAAGCGTTCCATGGTGGCCAGCGTGGCGCGCAGTCCGTCGCGTTCGGCCTCGTAGCGGGTGCTGCCGGCCTGCACGCCGAGGTCGTGCAGCACGGCGAGCGCCGCCAGCCGGCCAGCGGCTTCGGCGGCGTCGGCACCGGCCAGGCGCACGCCGTCGCCGGCAAGGTAGATGCCGGCGCTGCTGGCGCGGCCGTCCTCGTCGATCGCCGGCAGCCACTGGCGGCTGGCATCGTCGAAGCGGAATTCGCAGCGCGCGAGGTCGGCGAGCTGGGTTTCGGCGCGCAGGTGGTAGCCGAGCGCGACCGCGTCGCAATCGAAGCGGCGTTCGCGGCCGCTGGCTTCGCGCACCGTGATGCCGCTGACGCCGGTTTCGTCGTCGCCGTCGATGGCGAGCGGGGTGGCACCACGCAGCAGCGGCACGCCGGCGCGGCGCAACGTGGCGATCAGGCCGAGGCCGCGCAGCAGCAGCGCGGGGCGCGCAAGCAGGCCGCCGAGCGCCGCCAGCGCGGGCCGCGGCGAGGTGTCGATCACTGCCGCGATGCGAGCACCGGCCTTGAGGTACTGGCTGGCGACCAGGTAGAGCAGCGGGCCGGTGCCGCAGAACACGATGCGGCTGCCGATGGCGCAGGCCTGCGCCTTGAGTGCGATCTGCGCCGCGCCCAGGCTGTAGCAGCCGGCGCGGTTCCAGCCCGGCAGCGGCAGCAGGCGGTCGGTGGCGCCGCTGCAGACGACCAGCGCGTCAAACGGCAGCGCTTCGGCGCGCTTGCCGCAGACGGTGTGGAGTTGGCCGTCGGCGATGTTCCAGGCGAGCGTCTCGGCGCGGTAGTCGATATGCGGGCGGAGGGCGTCGAAGGCGCGGTGCAGGGCTTCCGCCTTGGTCGCCTCGCTGCCGTAGAGCGCGGCGTAGGGGCGGCTGAAGTTGGGCGGCTGGCGGCGGTAGATCTGGCCGCCGTCGCGCCGGCCTTCGTCCACCACCAGCGGGCGCAACCCGGCTTCCACCAGCGCTGCGGCGGCGCGCACCCCGGCGGGGCCGGCGCCGACCACGATCACCCGCGGCGCGGCCATGTCGCCTCCTGCGGCTGGGTGAGGATGTCCATGCCGTCTTCCACCGGCGTCGAGCAGGCGCGCCAGCGCTCGCCGTTGGCGCCGCGCACCCAGCAGTCCTGGCAGGCGCCCATCAGGCAAAAGCCGGCGCGGGCGCCGTCGCCGAATTCGGACTGGCGCAGGCGGCCGCCGTTGGCGAGCACCGCCACCAGCAGGGTGTCGCCCTCGAGGGCGGTGGCGGGGCGGCCGTCCACCCGCAGGCTGACGGGGCGGCGGCCGGTTTCGCCGAGACGGACGAAGCGCGCTTGCGGCGCGGCGGAAGCGGAGGGCATGGGGTAGTGGGGGTTTACTTGTTGGGGTCGTATACCCGTTCTATCGGGTAGTAGTTCTTGATGAAGGGCGATTTGATGACGATGTAGCTGAAGTACTTCTCGATGCCGATACTGCGTTCGAGCAGGCCTTCGATGATGCTCTGGTAGTGGTTCACGCCCTGGGTCATGAACTTCAGCAGGTAGTCGTAGCCGCCGCTGACCAGATGGCATTCGAGGATCTCGTCGATGTTGCGGATGGCCGACTCGAAGCGCATGAAGTCCTCGCGGCGGTGGTCGGCGAGCGTCACCTCGGTGAACACGGTGAGCATCTCGCCGAGCTTGTCGAGCTTCACCTGCGCGCCGTAGCCGGCGATGTAGCCGGCCTGCTCCAGGCGCTTGACCCGGATCAGGCAGGGGCTGGGCGAGAGGCCGACGGCGTCGGCGAGGTCCACGTTGGTGATACGGCCGTTACGCTGGAGCTGGCACAGGATGCGCAGGTCGAGCCGGTCGAGTTTGGGCATGGCGGTCGTGATGGTCATTGCGAACTACTTTTCGCCGGAAGCGAAGGTGATGGAGTCGGGCAGTGTCCAGCAAGATGCATGCCGCGGGCGCTCAGGCCATCGCGCGGCGCACGTCGGGGGCGTCCAGCACTTCGTCCAGGGTGCGCTTGAGGCGGGCGAAGAGCTGGGCGAAGTTGTCCTCGGTGAAGCACAGCGCCGGTGCGAAGCCGAGGATGTGATCGCCGAAGGACCGGAAGATCAGGCCGTTCTGGTAGCCGCTGCGGAACAGGCGGTCGGACAGGCCCAGCGCCGGGTCGAAGGCGCGCTTGCTGGCCTTGTCGGCCACCAGCTCGACCGCGCCGAGCAGGCCGCGATGGCGGACGTCGCCGACCAGCGGGTGGTTCAGCATGTCGGCGAGCCCGGTGGCGAACACCGGCTCCATCGCCTGGGCGTGGGCGAGGATGCCGCCCTCTTCGTACAGCCGGATCACCTCCAGCGCCACCGCGGCGGAGACGGGATGGCCGGAGTAGGTGGCGCCGTGGCCCACCAGCACGTTGGGCGCGGCGCCGTCGGCGATGCCGTTGTAGACCGCGTCCGAGATCATCAGCGCGCCCATCGGCACATAGCCCGAGGTCAGGCCCTTGGCCATGGTCATCAGGTCGGGTTCGACGTCCTCGGCGAGGCAGGCGAACATCGGTCCGGTGCGGCCGAAGCCGGTGATGACCTCGTCGACCACGAACAGGATGCCGAGCTCGCGGCTGGCCTCGCGCATCGCCTTCAGCCAGCCTTTGGGCGGCACGATCACGCCGCCGGAGCCCTGCACCGGCTCGCAGAAGAAGGCGGCCACGTTGTCGGCGCCGAGTTCGGCCACCTTGGCGCGCAGCGCCGCCACCGAGGCCGCGATCACCGCCTGCGCATCGTTGCCGACCGGGCTGCGGTAGGGGTAGGGCGAGGCGATGTAATGCTGGTTGGGCAGCGGCACGTCGAAACCGCGGTGGAAGGCGGGCAGTGCGGTCAGCCCGGAGCCGACCGAGGACGAGCCGTGGTAGCCGCGCTCGATGGCGATGAAGTGCTTCTTCTGCGGCCGGCCGGTGGCGTTGTAGTAGTGGGTGATCAGGCGGATCGCCGCATCGACCGCTTCCGAGCCGCCCAGGGTCAGGTAGGTGTGGCGCAGCGATTTCGGCGCGATCTCGGCGAGCTTGGCCGCCAGCCGGATCGCCGGCTCGCTGCCGAAGCCGAAGTAGCCGGTGGCGTAGGGCAGCTTGCGCATCTGCTCGGCCGCCGCCTGCACCACGCTCTCGTGGCCGTAGCCGATGTTCACGCACCACAGCCCGGCGAAGGCGTCGAGCACCTCCTTGCCGTGGATGTCGCGCAGCCACACGCCGTCGTGGCCGCTGGCGAGCACGGTGGCGCCGCGCTGTTCATGGCCGCGCCAGGCGGCGACAGGGTGGATGAGGTGTTTGCGGTCGAGGTCGAGCAGGGCGTCGGTGGTCATGATCGGGGCGGGGCGTTGTTCTGGATTCGATGGGTCCAGTTTAGGGTTGGCCCCGCAGCGGGTGCTGCGGCTTTGGCCCGGTGCGGCGAAGTGCTGTGCCGTTGTGCGGGGGCCGGCGGCATATCGTGCGGCGGTGGGGCTGGGGCCTTGGCGGGCGCGGGGTGTGCGCAATGAGGCGGGCGCGGGTGGGGCGGTGGTTTGTGCTGCGGGGAGGAGCAGGAGAAAAAGGGGTGAGAAGGGTTTGCCGAACCGACAGCAACCGATTAAAGCTTTGGCGTGACCGGTGCCGTAGGTTTATTCCCTCCCCTTCAAGGGGGCGTAGGCGGGGTTTCGCAGAGCACCGCTCTGCGCCGCCGGAGCGGCGGAGCGAGGCGGAGACTCCTGGGCTAGGGTGGGGATGGGGTTAGACCGGCGTGGTGATTAACCCCATCCCCCTCCCAACCTCCCCCTTGAAGGGGGAGGGGCAAGATTGCGCGGGCTGGTTGCGCCGTGCGTGGAAGAATGGCAAGTCGGACTTTATGCCGCTCGACCAATCACCCCAACGCCTGACTCAAGATCGCATACAGGCCCGTCTCCGGACCCCGCCGCGGTATTTCCCCGCGGCTCATGATCGCGACCATGCCCACGCGCCGCAGGCCGATCTCTTCCAGCCATTCGATCAGCCCGCCGCCGGCTTCGATGTCGATGCGCAGGAATTTCCCGGCGCACAGGTTGGACCAGTGGGCGATCAGCGCTTTGGCGCTGGCGAGGCTGGGCGCCACCACCGGGCCGATGGCGTGGCCGCGGCCGAAGCGGCGCAGCACCGCGAAGCCCACCGCCTCGCCGTCGCGGTCCAGGACCACCGTCTCCGCGGTATCGAGCAAGGCGCGAATGGCTGCGCCGCGCGGCATGCCGCTGGCCTGGGCGTCGAGTTCGACCAGGCGGTCGCTGTCGCCGCGGCCGAGCGGGCGCAGGCGTTCGCCGGCGCCGGGCATCAGCAGCGGCGCCTGGCGGGCCTGACCCTGGTGCTGGCGGATTTCGCCGTGGCGGACGAAGCCGAGGCGTTCATACAGGCCGCGGCCTTCGGCGGTGGCGTGCAGCATCACCGCGCGCTCGCCGGCATTGTCGAGCAGGCCCTGCATCAGGCGCTGGCCGATGCGACGGCCCTGCACCTGCGGCGCCACGATCACCATGCCGACCATCGCTTGATTGGCGTCCCAGTGCCAGCCGAGCGCGGTGCCGACCACCTCGCCATCGCGCACCGCCACCAGGCCCTGGCCGAGCGCGGCGACGAAGCGCCAGTCTTCCAGTCGGTGCGGCCAGCGC encodes:
- a CDS encoding Lrp/AsnC family transcriptional regulator, with amino-acid sequence MTITTAMPKLDRLDLRILCQLQRNGRITNVDLADAVGLSPSPCLIRVKRLEQAGYIAGYGAQVKLDKLGEMLTVFTEVTLADHRREDFMRFESAIRNIDEILECHLVSGGYDYLLKFMTQGVNHYQSIIEGLLERSIGIEKYFSYIVIKSPFIKNYYPIERVYDPNK
- a CDS encoding aspartate aminotransferase family protein, with protein sequence MTTDALLDLDRKHLIHPVAAWRGHEQRGATVLASGHDGVWLRDIHGKEVLDAFAGLWCVNIGYGHESVVQAAAEQMRKLPYATGYFGFGSEPAIRLAAKLAEIAPKSLRHTYLTLGGSEAVDAAIRLITHYYNATGRPQKKHFIAIERGYHGSSSVGSGLTALPAFHRGFDVPLPNQHYIASPYPYRSPVGNDAQAVIAASVAALRAKVAELGADNVAAFFCEPVQGSGGVIVPPKGWLKAMREASRELGILFVVDEVITGFGRTGPMFACLAEDVEPDLMTMAKGLTSGYVPMGALMISDAVYNGIADGAAPNVLVGHGATYSGHPVSAAVALEVIRLYEEGGILAHAQAMEPVFATGLADMLNHPLVGDVRHRGLLGAVELVADKASKRAFDPALGLSDRLFRSGYQNGLIFRSFGDHILGFAPALCFTEDNFAQLFARLKRTLDEVLDAPDVRRAMA
- a CDS encoding GNAT family N-acetyltransferase, producing MIGEIALRETSADGVTLRPLEAADLDAAHALSVAVRWPHRLEDWRFVAALGQGLVAVRDGEVVGTALGWHWDANQAMVGMVIVAPQVQGRRIGQRLMQGLLDNAGERAVMLHATAEGRGLYERLGFVRHGEIRQHQGQARQAPLLMPGAGERLRPLGRGDSDRLVELDAQASGMPRGAAIRALLDTAETVVLDRDGEAVGFAVLRRFGRGHAIGPVVAPSLASAKALIAHWSNLCAGKFLRIDIEAGGGLIEWLEEIGLRRVGMVAIMSRGEIPRRGPETGLYAILSQALG